The proteins below are encoded in one region of Caballeronia sp. SL2Y3:
- a CDS encoding methylated-DNA--[protein]-cysteine S-methyltransferase — MIECHVRPSPLGPILYRAEDAHLTGLFFVGQKHFPAGLPPHAIVHDGRPAPRVIEAACDEIAQYFAGERLTFSVPVRLRGTPFQQQVWDLLRQIPFGDAWTYGDLARRLGLPPGASRAVGGANGRNPVAIIVPCHRVIGGDGELTGYAGGVERKRSLLTLEGGRGRAQLALF, encoded by the coding sequence GTGATCGAATGCCACGTCCGCCCGAGTCCGCTCGGGCCGATTCTGTATCGCGCCGAGGACGCGCATCTGACCGGCCTCTTTTTCGTCGGGCAGAAGCACTTCCCCGCCGGGCTGCCGCCGCACGCGATTGTCCACGACGGCCGGCCCGCGCCGCGCGTGATCGAAGCCGCGTGCGATGAAATTGCCCAGTATTTCGCCGGTGAGCGGCTGACCTTTTCAGTGCCGGTCAGACTGCGCGGCACGCCGTTTCAGCAGCAGGTCTGGGACCTCTTGCGTCAGATTCCTTTCGGCGATGCGTGGACGTACGGCGATCTCGCGCGGCGGCTCGGCTTGCCGCCCGGCGCATCGCGGGCCGTGGGCGGCGCGAACGGGCGAAATCCGGTGGCGATCATCGTGCCATGTCATCGCGTGATCGGCGGCGACGGTGAGTTGACGGGCTACGCCGGCGGCGTGGAGCGGAAGCGATCGCTTCTGACGCTCGAAGGCGGCCGGGGACGCGCGCAACTCGCCCTCTTCTGA
- a CDS encoding DNA/RNA non-specific endonuclease has product MQARFKALVAALLGAVCISAVANDCPQFSPSGREPVVTNAKMRASTQEICYSDFALLHSGVTHGPLWSAEHLTAQSVDDAKDNTRTNRFFVDKRLPRGDSAQLDDYKRSGYDRGHMSPAGDRASKQGMAESFSLANIVPQDPSNNRRIWSRIEQAVRRLTEESGEAYVVTGPLFSGRQLQTIGESRVFVPTQLYKVVYLPQRQVAFAVVVENTPTNTYTMKTVRELEAMSGLAFPGIPDALKDKRIGGLRGV; this is encoded by the coding sequence ATGCAAGCAAGGTTCAAGGCACTCGTCGCCGCGCTGCTCGGCGCCGTGTGCATCAGCGCGGTCGCGAACGACTGCCCGCAGTTCAGCCCGTCCGGGCGCGAACCCGTCGTGACGAACGCGAAGATGCGCGCGTCCACGCAGGAAATCTGCTATTCGGATTTCGCGCTCCTGCACTCGGGCGTCACGCACGGGCCGCTGTGGTCGGCGGAACATCTCACGGCGCAGAGCGTCGATGACGCGAAGGACAACACGCGCACCAATCGCTTCTTCGTCGACAAGCGGCTGCCGCGCGGCGACAGCGCGCAACTCGACGACTACAAGCGCAGCGGTTACGACCGCGGCCACATGAGCCCGGCGGGCGACCGGGCGAGCAAGCAGGGCATGGCCGAATCGTTCTCGCTCGCGAACATCGTGCCGCAGGATCCGTCGAATAACCGGCGCATCTGGTCGCGCATCGAGCAGGCGGTGCGCCGGCTCACGGAGGAGTCCGGCGAGGCGTACGTCGTCACCGGGCCGCTGTTCTCGGGCCGGCAATTGCAGACGATCGGCGAATCGCGTGTGTTCGTGCCGACGCAGTTGTACAAGGTCGTGTATTTGCCGCAGCGGCAAGTTGCGTTCGCGGTAGTCGTCGAGAACACGCCGACGAATACCTATACGATGAAGACCGTGCGCGAACTCGAAGCAATGAGCGGCCTCGCGTTTCCCGGCATTCCGGACGCGCTCAAGGACAAACGAATTGGAGGATTGAGAGGTGTTTAA